One segment of Alistipes sp. ZOR0009 DNA contains the following:
- a CDS encoding vancomycin high temperature exclusion protein yields MKIKYLKWIAGIGVILSLILIIYANNKIEKASEKDVFYSVSEIPSNNVGLLLGTSKYLRSGKPNQYFENRITATVQLYKAGKIKNVVISGDHGKKNYNEPQDMKNELVKQGIPQESIYLDYAGFRTYDSVYRIKEIFGQTNFTIISQEFHNKRALYIAKSLNLHASGFNAKDVDAYNGFKTKVREKFARVKMLIDLAISKKPKYLGEKIEIK; encoded by the coding sequence ATGAAAATAAAGTACTTGAAATGGATAGCTGGCATTGGTGTGATCCTGTCGCTCATTTTGATTATATATGCAAACAATAAAATAGAGAAGGCATCCGAAAAAGATGTATTCTACAGTGTGAGTGAAATCCCTTCTAACAATGTAGGTTTGCTTTTGGGGACTTCAAAGTATTTACGCTCAGGGAAACCCAATCAGTATTTTGAGAACAGAATAACTGCAACTGTACAACTATATAAGGCGGGAAAGATAAAAAATGTGGTAATAAGTGGCGATCATGGGAAGAAAAACTATAACGAGCCACAAGACATGAAAAATGAACTTGTAAAACAAGGAATTCCACAAGAAAGCATTTACCTAGATTATGCAGGATTTAGAACGTATGACTCAGTTTATCGAATAAAAGAAATCTTTGGTCAGACTAACTTTACGATAATTTCTCAAGAGTTTCATAATAAAAGAGCTCTTTATATCGCAAAATCATTAAATCTTCATGCATCAGGATTTAATGCGAAAGATGTTGATGCTTACAATGGATTTAAAACAAAGGTTAGAGAAAAGTTTGCACGAGTGAAAATGTTAATTGACTTGGCGATTAGCAAAAAGCCTAAATATTTAGGTGAAAAGATAGAGATAAAATAA
- a CDS encoding DUF6896 domain-containing protein, which produces MNRTTDIISISTVGQIPTLETIRAIPRERTLKLVFEKGLHNQRESIVQNLKKELSDFQIGIHTIEPEINIAKLITDKEIEENQIFFEQCAKDYRQLGEELLFKLVDKLDLDLNKDFPMETFNKLKQDKRQIGKVENWRYFVHGFHCGFENNKTGQIIEVPLVFGLEFGDLDPYFFTRYIKSTPKYNPLPVDIFEDYADGVRINETMISLGKFERIGSNVGNHYGIVVTDRLKVEIKSHEELNKIYERQNKQIGKPNFNFWKFIGLKK; this is translated from the coding sequence TTGAACAGAACGACAGACATAATTTCAATTAGTACAGTTGGACAAATTCCAACACTTGAGACTATTCGAGCAATTCCACGAGAAAGGACATTGAAACTTGTTTTTGAGAAAGGACTTCATAATCAAAGAGAATCAATCGTACAAAATCTAAAAAAGGAACTATCAGACTTCCAAATAGGAATACATACAATTGAGCCAGAAATAAATATAGCAAAACTTATTACTGACAAAGAAATTGAAGAAAATCAGATTTTTTTTGAGCAGTGTGCTAAAGATTACAGACAATTAGGTGAAGAGTTACTGTTTAAGCTAGTTGATAAACTTGATTTAGACTTGAACAAAGACTTTCCGATGGAAACTTTTAACAAACTTAAACAAGATAAAAGGCAAATTGGTAAAGTTGAAAATTGGAGATATTTTGTACACGGGTTTCATTGTGGATTTGAAAATAACAAAACTGGACAAATAATTGAAGTTCCTCTTGTTTTCGGACTTGAATTTGGAGATTTAGACCCTTATTTTTTCACGAGATATATAAAATCTACACCAAAATACAATCCATTGCCAGTAGACATTTTCGAAGATTATGCGGACGGTGTTAGAATAAATGAAACAATGATTTCACTTGGCAAATTTGAAAGAATAGGTTCAAATGTTGGCAACCATTACGGAATTGTGGTTACCGACCGACTAAAAGTAGAAATTAAGTCTCATGAAGAACTAAATAAAATATATGAAAGGCAAAATAAACAGATTGGAAAACCTAACTTTAACTTTTGGAAATTTATAGGACTAAAAAAATAA
- a CDS encoding histidine kinase translates to MVRNNFWHTLHFRAVGYLLVLACLVSCGKATSYSDSSNRAQVDSLLSEARDSLSGNTAFVRAQVDSAMRLAKDSLQYYEALQVRAGSYLVESSFDTASRYNRQVLLFCLKQKPSARVTFLLASAYNTQGIYNQRVGTLDSAIFYFRRAYELKPTGEQLREIVPNILINLADSYMMQGNLTNAACYFRRALFVSDSLQITHYMGFPIYFGLGQVYMNLRDFDLSDRYFRMAEKTLDKRRLGERFTFCNNRGNYYYYKKEYAQALPWFRKARALVLPRHIDFSVYLCELNLSDIFLKLNLLDSAQLYADRSFKFFSAIKQPTALYYLATIKAGIALKQNRKDVARLLFSTYSDTVGIEPNIISIRHKALQEYYERTGEYRLAYQFLKRNNQLEEKVQSEQVKNRVAEMDMRYRQDTSLLRRDLVIETKEEEVGTLRQTRFLWVLASLVILLAATLIYFYMRKQRDLQRIRHFDQVVKLRMQSIRNRISPHFIFNVLNRKIVTAEDEQEQAELRRLVMLLRKSLEISEQLSVSLEQELEFVQTYLALERESLGADFSLSWEVEKEVRCDELLVPAMIVQIPVENAIKHGLRGKDGAKVLSVSVGRLRNGVQIQIKDNGSGFQQGASSSKGTGTGLRVIYQTIQLLNAKNEEHIDFQISTIPDGRGGGTLVVIYIPASYSYVI, encoded by the coding sequence ATGGTAAGGAACAACTTCTGGCACACCCTTCATTTTAGGGCTGTTGGGTATCTATTGGTATTGGCTTGCCTAGTGTCGTGCGGTAAGGCTACGTCCTATTCTGATAGTAGTAATCGAGCGCAGGTCGATTCTTTGCTTTCCGAGGCTCGCGATTCGCTATCGGGAAATACGGCTTTTGTACGTGCACAGGTCGATTCTGCCATGCGGTTGGCTAAAGATAGCCTGCAGTACTACGAGGCGCTGCAGGTTAGGGCCGGAAGCTACCTTGTGGAAAGCTCGTTTGACACTGCGAGCCGTTATAATCGGCAGGTGCTGCTGTTTTGTCTCAAGCAAAAGCCTTCCGCACGCGTTACCTTTTTGCTGGCATCGGCCTATAACACGCAGGGAATCTACAACCAGCGGGTGGGAACGCTAGACTCCGCCATCTTTTACTTTAGGAGGGCATACGAGCTTAAGCCCACCGGCGAGCAGCTGCGGGAGATTGTCCCCAACATCCTGATAAACCTAGCCGACAGCTACATGATGCAGGGCAACCTTACTAATGCCGCCTGCTACTTTAGGAGGGCGCTCTTTGTTAGCGATTCGCTACAAATTACCCATTACATGGGATTTCCCATCTACTTTGGTCTTGGACAGGTTTACATGAATTTACGTGATTTTGATCTTTCCGACCGCTACTTCCGTATGGCCGAGAAAACGCTTGATAAAAGGCGGTTGGGCGAGCGATTTACCTTCTGCAACAATCGCGGAAACTACTACTACTATAAGAAGGAGTACGCGCAGGCGCTACCTTGGTTTAGGAAGGCTCGGGCGCTGGTGCTTCCCCGTCATATCGACTTCTCGGTATACCTCTGCGAGCTCAACCTCAGCGATATCTTTTTAAAGTTAAACCTGCTCGACTCGGCGCAGCTTTATGCCGACAGAAGCTTTAAATTCTTTTCGGCCATAAAGCAGCCCACCGCGCTTTACTACCTGGCAACGATAAAAGCGGGCATTGCGCTTAAGCAGAATAGGAAGGATGTTGCCCGATTGCTATTTAGTACCTACAGCGATACTGTAGGCATAGAGCCCAACATCATCTCCATTAGACATAAGGCGCTACAGGAGTACTACGAGCGCACAGGCGAGTACCGGTTGGCCTACCAGTTTTTGAAGCGAAACAACCAGCTAGAGGAGAAGGTGCAATCCGAGCAGGTTAAGAATAGGGTTGCCGAGATGGATATGCGCTACAGGCAAGACACCTCGCTGCTACGTCGCGATTTGGTAATAGAAACAAAGGAGGAAGAGGTTGGTACTCTTCGGCAAACGCGATTTCTTTGGGTGCTGGCTTCGCTGGTAATACTTCTGGCGGCCACGCTTATCTACTTCTACATGCGAAAGCAGCGCGATTTGCAGCGGATCCGCCATTTCGATCAGGTTGTTAAGCTCAGGATGCAAAGTATTCGCAACCGCATTTCGCCGCATTTTATCTTTAACGTACTTAATCGGAAAATAGTAACGGCGGAAGACGAGCAGGAGCAGGCCGAGCTAAGGCGTTTGGTGATGCTGCTGCGTAAGAGCTTGGAGATATCGGAGCAGCTGAGCGTATCGCTCGAGCAGGAGCTGGAGTTTGTGCAGACCTACCTTGCTCTCGAACGGGAGTCGCTTGGTGCCGATTTCAGCCTGAGCTGGGAGGTGGAGAAGGAGGTACGCTGCGACGAGCTTCTTGTTCCTGCCATGATTGTTCAGATACCCGTAGAGAATGCTATTAAGCATGGCTTGCGCGGCAAGGATGGCGCCAAGGTGCTGAGCGTTTCGGTAGGTAGGCTGCGCAACGGCGTACAAATTCAGATAAAAGATAACGGTTCGGGATTCCAGCAGGGGGCCAGTAGCAGTAAGGGGACCGGTACAGGCCTTCGGGTCATTTACCAAACCATCCAGCTGCTTAATGCAAAAAACGAGGAGCATATCGACTTCCAGATCTCGACCATACCCGATGGTCGCGGAGGCGGAACGCTGGTTGTAATCTACATTCCAGCCAGCTACTCGTACGTGATTTGA
- a CDS encoding CPCC family cysteine-rich protein — protein MTKLTERREYFNRHLPKLEGADRRNDIKGLGNTCPSCGYPTLDERNAWEICSICFWEDDGQDDKDADKVFGGPNSDYSLTQYRNEWDSNLDEIKISNSETGKYLRRIDELIVRDNKSDIPEILKLVKSISDWFDNEREIEK, from the coding sequence ATGACGAAACTGACTGAACGAAGAGAATATTTTAACCGTCATCTTCCTAAATTAGAAGGAGCAGATAGACGCAATGATATCAAAGGATTAGGAAATACCTGTCCATCATGTGGGTATCCGACTTTGGATGAAAGAAACGCATGGGAAATTTGTTCGATTTGTTTTTGGGAAGATGATGGACAGGACGATAAAGATGCTGATAAAGTTTTCGGAGGACCTAATTCAGATTATTCACTGACTCAATATCGAAACGAATGGGACAGCAATCTTGATGAAATCAAAATAAGTAATTCAGAGACAGGAAAATATTTAAGACGAATAGATGAACTAATTGTACGTGATAATAAATCAGATATTCCAGAGATACTTAAATTGGTAAAAAGCATTTCGGACTGGTTTGATAATGAAAGAGAGATTGAAAAATAA
- a CDS encoding DUF805 domain-containing protein, which yields MENLFLTNGRIKKGTYLLRTLILWIPTIFVGYILSYPVVDLVTRSFFIVLLTFLCYLVFAQSVKRLRDCNDYLWLSIFSIIPALNILIWLFLINSKSKNKSIDVEKVNWLNNKNIECAILVVFIIGLVFRYLNITGGSFLILASMIFFFINGILFYGISLGKVKINKSYVYSITYSISAISIMLNLLHYNINTVLLPISFILGGLSTVLILKSIYDTYDRYYLITRFILIMLLLGSLIIDNSLIDFIKI from the coding sequence ATGGAAAATCTATTTTTGACAAATGGCAGAATAAAAAAAGGTACTTATCTTTTGAGAACCTTAATTTTGTGGATACCAACCATTTTTGTAGGTTATATACTTAGTTATCCTGTTGTTGATTTAGTTACTAGGTCATTTTTTATTGTTCTTTTGACTTTTCTATGTTATTTAGTATTTGCACAGAGTGTAAAAAGACTTAGAGATTGTAATGATTATTTGTGGTTAAGTATTTTTTCAATTATTCCCGCATTAAATATATTGATATGGCTATTTTTAATTAATTCAAAATCAAAAAACAAATCAATAGATGTTGAGAAGGTAAATTGGTTAAATAATAAGAATATTGAATGTGCAATATTAGTTGTATTCATAATAGGATTAGTATTTAGATATTTGAATATTACAGGTGGTAGTTTTCTAATACTGGCTTCTATGATATTCTTTTTTATTAATGGCATACTTTTTTATGGAATATCACTTGGTAAGGTTAAAATAAATAAATCATACGTATACAGCATTACATACTCAATATCTGCAATAAGTATAATGTTGAATTTATTGCATTATAATATAAATACAGTCTTACTTCCAATATCCTTTATCCTCGGAGGGCTTTCAACAGTCCTGATCTTGAAATCTATTTATGATACGTATGATAGATATTATTTAATTACAAGATTTATATTGATAATGTTATTATTAGGCAGTTTGATTATTGATAACAGTCTGATTGATTTCATTAAAATATAA
- a CDS encoding ATP-binding protein produces the protein MTNFDFHNLLFPTEFERFCLDIIKIKEPNLEFRTFGEWADNGIDLLCTTEGKSIIGQCKRYNPNNFNSLKQSLNKEVKKCKKQNPERYILFTSVILGKEQFEVIVDLFEGYLKQSDIIDAEKLNEFLRDEGNYGHILKSHSKLLVPNFQLVEQALEKVVDRVVNKRHYEETIDFLNKIKRKHKLFHHTKQIRFLIEQLEESKIIILTGNPGVGKTTTAMLIANYFLNKKVKDMVFLQEDFEKIGDVREDNRLIVVDDFWGQNFTAKEGRGGQYSTYQRKFQQVVEHFSNSNNRYLILTSRDYVIKDMLNGAEFETQNLLNTNKYIIDIEELSNEDKVKILLNHLLFYDFDLSYFQDARYNDSFEHIIQHQNYSPRHLDFFIKTYLSEEYQSSYVFYESLYKYLGNPTAFWKEAFQKLNPTAKAILLILLVSGDPMNTDDLKSSFNNIQIKAREILNEGIIPTDFDRELKKLEEFYISSDWDEYYFDKSIKFQSPGIKDYLLEYLRNDGYLWIYPIISNASFFNQLTSVFSSKEEKINDYESEFPLYGQKIRLSEDLKSLLKQKLLTEFENLNFCNYEGKELTDELTRYHSNDETKSFKLIVLNRLFPIERNENIDVRNFMLDKVMVDINSFDGNRKVVDHRSMIYFPDVVKLLLPYLETSPNDIIRIYHKSINFADEYRYLYEFKEIYPLAFHKFYDNNIQSIKKHIKKLIFEDIDHYLEEDEGKIGIELDFLLNWGIEELRKQYNFRLTERYINELETTFEMNFSSLCKAKSPKKKACNTHSKFKQKEKEYNPKPYTTLIKEYLPGEEESYNPLLFLKKKGNKELLNVVKKSDSCLSSLKDSREIFEGICNFIVEYNVVVNELDTFQLIDKFFKCHCNRIRVQPELLIKATYKVIEELEQSDRYSTTKSRVFQVFKEIGMQKIQIEDLKPILIPYGNWYRFSDSDIKTYIVAKYVDSFEADQFSKRVTESLWEYDNHQILQFLSSANSRKIWISYLIPELERLLRSINFTNEKTALISFIDFFNVEFELAWEKKEKKFETFSGSNSESHYENLLHFCGIEFYVSDFEIYFEKDYQHGDTIAKLSINTEITRKLYKRVVETVPQKTSQYLASDDPVTIFEIKLCDFLKSEENYTIAIDIGMVSYIHDIIQEIREIVERGKFQTTSTLYK, from the coding sequence ATGACAAACTTTGATTTCCATAACCTATTATTTCCAACAGAGTTTGAACGATTTTGTCTTGATATTATAAAAATTAAAGAACCGAATTTAGAGTTCAGAACATTTGGAGAATGGGCGGATAATGGGATTGACTTATTGTGTACTACTGAAGGTAAAAGTATCATTGGTCAATGTAAACGTTACAATCCTAATAACTTCAATTCGCTCAAACAAAGTCTAAATAAAGAAGTAAAGAAATGCAAGAAACAAAATCCTGAAAGATATATTCTCTTTACCAGCGTTATCCTTGGGAAAGAGCAATTCGAAGTAATTGTTGACTTGTTTGAGGGTTATTTAAAACAGAGCGACATAATTGATGCTGAAAAATTAAACGAATTTCTCAGGGATGAGGGAAACTATGGACATATATTAAAATCTCATTCAAAACTACTAGTCCCTAATTTTCAATTGGTAGAACAAGCCCTTGAAAAGGTTGTAGATCGTGTAGTAAATAAGAGACACTACGAAGAAACTATTGATTTTTTAAATAAAATTAAACGGAAGCATAAACTTTTTCACCATACAAAGCAAATTCGTTTTCTAATTGAACAACTTGAGGAGAGCAAGATAATTATCCTCACTGGAAATCCTGGAGTGGGCAAAACAACGACTGCAATGTTAATTGCTAATTACTTTTTAAACAAGAAAGTAAAAGACATGGTGTTTCTCCAAGAGGACTTTGAGAAAATAGGAGATGTAAGAGAAGATAATCGTTTAATTGTAGTTGACGATTTTTGGGGCCAGAACTTCACTGCTAAAGAAGGACGTGGAGGGCAATACAGCACTTATCAAAGGAAGTTTCAGCAAGTTGTTGAACATTTTTCAAATTCAAATAATCGTTATCTAATTCTTACTTCCAGGGATTATGTGATAAAAGATATGCTGAATGGAGCAGAGTTTGAGACTCAAAATCTGTTGAATACCAACAAGTACATTATTGATATTGAAGAGCTATCCAATGAGGACAAGGTTAAGATTTTACTCAATCATTTACTGTTTTACGATTTTGATTTGAGCTATTTTCAGGATGCTCGGTACAATGATTCTTTTGAACACATCATCCAACACCAGAATTATTCGCCACGACATCTGGACTTTTTTATTAAGACCTATTTAAGTGAAGAATACCAGTCTTCATATGTTTTTTATGAATCCCTATACAAGTACTTAGGAAACCCTACTGCCTTTTGGAAAGAAGCTTTTCAAAAACTAAATCCAACAGCTAAGGCTATCCTGCTGATCCTTTTAGTTTCGGGAGATCCTATGAATACCGATGATTTGAAATCCTCTTTTAACAATATTCAAATCAAAGCCCGTGAAATTTTAAATGAAGGTATTATCCCGACAGATTTTGATAGGGAACTTAAAAAACTTGAAGAATTTTACATTTCGAGTGACTGGGATGAATACTATTTTGACAAATCCATTAAATTCCAAAGCCCTGGAATCAAAGATTATCTTTTAGAATATTTGAGAAACGATGGTTATTTGTGGATATACCCAATTATCTCAAACGCGAGTTTCTTTAATCAATTAACCTCTGTTTTTAGTTCAAAGGAAGAAAAAATTAATGATTACGAATCTGAATTTCCTCTCTATGGACAGAAAATACGGCTAAGCGAGGATTTAAAGAGTTTACTAAAGCAAAAGTTGCTTACAGAATTTGAAAATCTAAACTTTTGTAACTATGAAGGGAAAGAGTTAACAGATGAGTTAACCCGGTATCATTCTAATGATGAAACCAAGTCCTTTAAACTAATTGTGTTGAATCGCTTGTTCCCTATTGAACGTAATGAGAACATAGATGTTAGAAATTTCATGCTAGACAAAGTGATGGTAGATATCAATAGCTTTGATGGCAACAGAAAGGTAGTTGATCACCGTTCGATGATTTATTTCCCTGATGTTGTCAAACTGCTTCTCCCTTACCTTGAAACCAGTCCGAATGATATCATTCGGATTTATCACAAAAGCATCAACTTTGCTGATGAATACCGGTACTTATATGAATTCAAAGAAATTTATCCTTTAGCATTTCATAAATTTTACGACAACAATATTCAAAGCATAAAAAAACACATTAAAAAGTTGATTTTTGAAGACATTGATCACTATCTGGAAGAAGACGAAGGGAAAATAGGTATTGAGTTGGATTTTCTCCTGAATTGGGGGATTGAAGAATTACGTAAACAATACAACTTTAGACTTACAGAAAGATACATCAATGAACTTGAAACCACTTTTGAAATGAATTTTTCATCGCTCTGTAAAGCAAAGAGTCCTAAAAAGAAGGCCTGTAATACACATTCAAAATTTAAACAGAAAGAAAAAGAGTATAACCCCAAGCCTTACACCACATTGATCAAAGAATACCTCCCAGGCGAAGAGGAAAGTTACAATCCTCTTCTCTTTTTGAAAAAAAAAGGCAATAAAGAGCTATTGAATGTCGTAAAAAAAAGCGATTCGTGCTTATCCAGTTTAAAAGACAGTAGGGAGATATTTGAAGGGATTTGTAATTTCATCGTTGAATACAACGTAGTTGTAAACGAATTAGATACTTTTCAGCTAATAGATAAATTCTTTAAGTGTCACTGTAATCGGATCAGAGTTCAGCCAGAACTATTAATTAAAGCAACTTACAAAGTTATTGAAGAACTGGAGCAATCTGACCGATACAGTACTACTAAGTCAAGAGTATTTCAGGTGTTCAAGGAGATAGGTATGCAGAAAATCCAAATCGAGGATTTGAAGCCCATTCTTATTCCCTACGGAAATTGGTATAGATTCAGTGATTCTGACATCAAAACATACATCGTTGCAAAATATGTTGATTCTTTTGAAGCAGATCAATTTTCAAAAAGGGTTACAGAATCCTTATGGGAATATGATAACCATCAGATTCTCCAGTTTCTCAGCAGCGCAAATAGCAGAAAGATATGGATATCTTATCTCATCCCAGAATTAGAAAGACTACTCAGAAGTATAAATTTTACAAATGAAAAGACTGCTCTTATTTCTTTTATTGATTTTTTTAATGTAGAATTTGAGTTAGCCTGGGAGAAAAAGGAAAAGAAATTTGAAACTTTTTCAGGTTCGAACTCAGAATCTCATTACGAAAATCTTTTACATTTTTGTGGTATCGAATTTTATGTGAGTGATTTTGAGATTTATTTTGAGAAGGATTATCAACATGGTGATACTATTGCTAAGCTGTCAATAAATACTGAGATTACTAGGAAACTATATAAGAGAGTTGTAGAGACAGTCCCTCAAAAAACAAGCCAATACCTTGCAAGTGATGATCCTGTAACGATATTTGAAATAAAGCTCTGCGATTTTCTCAAATCAGAAGAAAACTATACAATTGCAATTGACATTGGTATGGTATCATACATACATGACATCATTCAAGAAATAAGAGAAATTGTTGAACGGGGGAAGTTTCAGACAACTAGTACTTTGTATAAGTAA
- a CDS encoding SusD/RagB family nutrient-binding outer membrane lipoprotein, translated as MKTKILLLLLITIGMGACSNFDDMNTNNNKPSPDDPRFADYDFNKAALSSILRGGATYDGADLWQRVKSLHIDLYSQMFDESVSGWVSTRNYLRNDGWTVGYWSKVQQWVIRLNLIIKQGQGNPAKANSVAVAKIWRVYVQSQACDLFGVMPFPSYKLNEVNPPYVSVENQYTEFFTELDAAAKLLDPKVGFMNGKEDMIFKGDVNKWKMFANSLRLRLALRLSEVKPDVCKQQAQAAIDGGVMTSASEEAKCPPSNVGWGNDYNYTLLFAWGETQHMTTSFEKLVTNIGGLDWPASYAATVKPAKVDPRAVVMFNPSASGFWKGVTPGLHPDNVNNGENKASEKAILGTFVVGPAGQRNLSRPYDMLLFEEVCFLKAEAAARNFVTGVNAKAEYEKGVRSSFARWGATNVDAYLASTEKNVAGTSASYDDVAGAGNTVLEKIITQKYLANFPDVSIEGWSDKRRLNLPRMDVPAYRDPSEFASAPSDIKNPRSFVKRVRIPLIESANNTVEYNKGVALMGPGGDKATTNIWWDVNANHCTSAN; from the coding sequence ATGAAAACTAAGATATTACTACTTCTACTTATCACTATTGGAATGGGTGCCTGTTCTAATTTTGATGATATGAATACGAATAATAACAAACCTTCGCCAGATGATCCTCGTTTTGCTGATTATGATTTCAATAAAGCAGCATTGTCTTCAATCTTAAGGGGAGGGGCAACCTATGATGGTGCTGATCTTTGGCAGCGAGTGAAAAGCTTACACATAGACCTGTACTCCCAAATGTTTGATGAGTCGGTTTCTGGCTGGGTTAGTACTAGAAACTACTTAAGAAATGATGGTTGGACGGTAGGTTATTGGAGCAAAGTACAGCAGTGGGTTATTCGTTTAAATCTAATTATTAAGCAAGGACAAGGCAATCCTGCTAAAGCGAACTCCGTTGCTGTAGCCAAAATTTGGCGTGTTTACGTGCAAAGCCAAGCATGTGACTTGTTTGGTGTAATGCCATTTCCTTCGTATAAGTTAAATGAGGTAAATCCTCCTTATGTTTCTGTAGAAAACCAGTATACTGAGTTTTTTACGGAGTTGGATGCTGCTGCAAAGTTGTTGGATCCGAAGGTTGGGTTTATGAATGGCAAGGAGGATATGATCTTTAAAGGTGACGTTAACAAGTGGAAAATGTTTGCAAACTCTTTAAGATTAAGACTAGCTCTTCGCCTTTCTGAAGTAAAACCAGATGTTTGTAAGCAACAGGCTCAAGCGGCTATCGATGGTGGTGTAATGACATCAGCTTCTGAAGAAGCAAAATGTCCACCTTCTAATGTAGGATGGGGTAATGACTACAACTACACCCTCTTATTTGCTTGGGGAGAAACTCAGCATATGACAACTTCATTTGAGAAGCTTGTTACTAACATTGGTGGCCTGGATTGGCCTGCTAGCTATGCAGCAACCGTTAAGCCTGCTAAAGTAGACCCTCGTGCTGTTGTTATGTTTAACCCTTCGGCTTCAGGATTTTGGAAGGGTGTAACACCTGGTTTGCATCCTGATAATGTAAATAATGGGGAAAACAAGGCCTCTGAAAAGGCTATTTTAGGAACTTTTGTTGTAGGACCTGCAGGCCAAAGGAACTTGTCAAGGCCATATGACATGCTACTATTTGAAGAGGTATGCTTTTTGAAGGCTGAAGCTGCGGCCAGAAATTTCGTAACTGGTGTTAATGCTAAGGCAGAATACGAAAAAGGTGTTCGTTCTTCTTTTGCTCGTTGGGGGGCAACAAATGTTGATGCTTACCTAGCCTCTACCGAGAAGAATGTTGCTGGAACTAGCGCAAGCTATGACGATGTTGCTGGAGCTGGGAACACCGTTCTAGAAAAAATCATTACCCAAAAATATCTTGCAAACTTCCCCGATGTATCTATCGAAGGTTGGAGCGATAAGCGTAGGTTGAATCTTCCTCGTATGGACGTTCCTGCATATAGAGATCCTTCTGAGTTTGCTTCTGCTCCTAGCGATATAAAGAATCCAAGGAGTTTCGTTAAGAGAGTTCGTATTCCGCTTATTGAGTCTGCCAATAATACGGTAGAGTATAATAAGGGTGTAGCACTTATGGGCCCTGGAGGAGATAAAGCAACTACTAACATTTGGTGGGATGTAAATGCAAATCATTGCACATCTGCAAACTAG
- a CDS encoding LytR/AlgR family response regulator transcription factor yields MKVYNIVIVDDEELHIETLMRQLSGYDGVRVVGRAGTAKIGQKVILAQRPDLLFLDVELPGTNGLKLLNELRDQITWPMQVVFYTAYEKYLLEALRASAFDYLLKPFEPNDLRLVMTRFFEHCQKEQASGSFRNALSKLLPSDSTFMVATISGFCIVRQEQIGFFTYENDRRLWKVHLNDRSHLYLRRKTVAKDVLSYSFSFLQVSQTEIINIGYLAMIRDRQCIFYPPFDDVTNISISRKYILELQERLSLI; encoded by the coding sequence ATGAAGGTATATAATATCGTAATAGTTGATGATGAGGAGCTGCATATCGAAACGCTGATGAGGCAGCTCTCGGGCTACGACGGAGTACGAGTTGTAGGTAGGGCTGGCACTGCCAAGATCGGCCAAAAGGTAATTCTTGCACAGCGCCCCGATCTTCTTTTTTTAGATGTGGAGCTACCCGGCACCAATGGCCTAAAGCTGCTTAACGAGCTGCGCGACCAGATTACCTGGCCCATGCAGGTGGTATTTTATACCGCCTACGAAAAGTACCTGCTCGAGGCGCTTCGTGCTTCGGCATTCGACTACCTGCTAAAACCTTTTGAGCCCAACGATCTGCGCTTGGTGATGACCCGCTTTTTTGAGCATTGCCAAAAAGAGCAGGCCAGCGGCTCCTTTCGAAACGCCCTGTCGAAGCTGCTGCCCAGCGATTCGACCTTTATGGTAGCTACCATCTCCGGATTTTGCATTGTAAGGCAGGAGCAGATTGGGTTCTTTACCTACGAGAACGACCGCAGGCTCTGGAAGGTGCATCTCAACGATCGAAGCCACCTCTACCTTCGGCGAAAGACCGTTGCCAAGGATGTGCTCAGCTACTCATTTTCGTTTTTGCAGGTTAGCCAAACGGAGATTATCAACATCGGCTACCTAGCCATGATACGCGATCGGCAGTGCATCTTTTATCCACCCTTCGACGACGTTACCAACATCTCCATCTCGCGCAAGTACATCCTTGAGCTACAGGAGAGGCTTAGCCTTATTTGA